The proteins below are encoded in one region of Aequorivita iocasae:
- a CDS encoding SdiA-regulated domain-containing protein, translating into MRENKIAFFIIIGVLAFVGILWYAFENPALNPRLEEETYTIIRKWDMPIELNEISGIRWISEDKIAAVQDEEGDIFIYNLQTNLVEEKIAFGNSGDYEAITTTDSSAYVMESSGRLFEVKNFLGNNFETHEYQVPFSGRNNMESMVADSLNNRILFAVKDIDPNSKKYKGIYAFDIETKKSNSLPVLKIPLDDPIFKSKDADDDIDLFSNFFPSDIAIHPKTGHFYILEGKNPQVLIMDSIGKLLQLHKLYKESFPQPEGITFAPDGTLYISNEGKNGTANILEVEFDEEE; encoded by the coding sequence ATGAGAGAAAATAAAATTGCCTTTTTTATAATTATAGGCGTGCTCGCATTTGTGGGGATTCTTTGGTATGCCTTTGAAAACCCAGCACTAAACCCGCGATTGGAAGAAGAAACCTATACAATTATACGCAAGTGGGATATGCCAATTGAATTGAACGAAATAAGCGGGATAAGATGGATTTCCGAAGATAAAATTGCCGCGGTGCAAGACGAAGAGGGAGATATTTTTATATACAACCTTCAAACAAACCTTGTTGAAGAAAAAATAGCCTTCGGAAACTCGGGTGACTATGAAGCAATAACCACAACAGATAGTAGTGCATATGTTATGGAAAGCAGCGGTCGTCTCTTTGAGGTTAAAAATTTTCTAGGCAATAATTTTGAAACCCACGAATATCAAGTTCCCTTTTCAGGCAGAAACAATATGGAATCGATGGTAGCCGATTCGCTAAACAACAGAATACTCTTCGCAGTAAAAGACATAGACCCTAATAGTAAAAAATATAAAGGAATTTATGCTTTTGATATCGAAACCAAAAAATCCAATTCCTTGCCGGTACTGAAAATCCCTCTGGACGACCCCATTTTTAAATCAAAAGATGCCGATGACGATATAGACCTCTTTTCAAATTTTTTCCCTTCAGATATAGCTATACATCCCAAAACGGGACATTTCTATATTTTAGAAGGAAAAAATCCGCAGGTGTTGATAATGGACAGTATTGGCAAACTATTACAATTGCATAAACTATACAAGGAATCTTTTCCACAACCTGAAGGAATTACTTTCGCACCCGATGGAACCCTATATATTTCCAATGAAGGAAAAAACGGGACTGCAAATATTCTGGAAGTAGAATTTGATGAAGAAGAGTAA
- the feoB gene encoding ferrous iron transport protein B, producing MAKHINVALIGNPNTGKTSVFNRLTGLNQKVGNYPGITVEKKQGTCKLGRACKVHILDLPGTYSLNASSVDENVVIELLLNKNDKDFPDVAIVVADVENLKRNLLLFTQIKDLGIPTILAINMSDRMKRKAISLDIPLLEEKLKTKIALISSRKNLGFDYLKELIENYNQLSTKPCLNASSISPEYFDRLRKAFPNQDLYKLWLVITQDVNFGKLDRNELKGVASFQTESVSNLKRLQQKETIARYHFINETLKRTLHIDTANAKDLRSRLDRILTHKVWGYVIFFGILLLIFQAIFDWSAYPMDFIDSTFASLSEWTKNTLPPGDFTNLIAEGIIPGLGGIVIFIPQIAFLFLFISILEETGYMSRVVFLMDRIMRRFGLSGKSVVPLVAGTACAIPAIMATRNIENWKERLITILVTPFTTCSARLPVYLIIIALVIPDTRVLGIFSLQGLTLMFMYILGFGAAIFSAYLLDKILKIRSKSFFVVEMPNYKLPLPKNVIITVVEKTKAFVFGAGKIILAISIILWVMASYGPGNFNNAEEIITNEYALQNLSQDEIDMHIDSYKLEHSYIGRIGHAIEPAVRPLGYDWKIGIAIVSSFAAREVFVGTLATIYSVGSEEEETIKNRMAAEINPVLGGPLFNFASGVSLLLFYAFAMQCMSTLAIVKKETNSWKWPMWQLFVMSAIAYIVALAAYQFLK from the coding sequence ATGGCGAAGCATATAAATGTTGCACTTATTGGAAATCCAAACACTGGAAAAACCTCTGTGTTTAACCGGCTCACTGGGCTGAACCAAAAAGTGGGGAACTACCCCGGAATTACTGTTGAAAAAAAACAGGGCACCTGCAAACTTGGCCGGGCCTGTAAAGTCCACATACTTGATTTACCGGGTACCTATAGTTTAAATGCTTCGTCGGTTGATGAAAATGTGGTTATTGAACTGCTTCTCAATAAAAATGACAAAGATTTTCCAGATGTCGCAATTGTGGTTGCAGATGTTGAAAACCTTAAAAGGAATCTGTTGCTTTTCACGCAAATAAAGGATTTGGGAATACCCACGATTCTTGCAATAAACATGTCTGACAGAATGAAACGCAAGGCCATTTCTTTAGACATACCATTATTAGAAGAAAAGTTAAAAACCAAGATTGCCCTTATCAGCTCGCGGAAAAACCTTGGTTTTGATTATTTAAAGGAATTGATTGAAAACTACAATCAGCTTTCCACAAAACCGTGCTTGAATGCTTCCAGCATCTCTCCGGAATATTTTGACCGTTTGCGAAAAGCATTTCCAAACCAAGATCTTTACAAATTGTGGCTAGTTATTACACAGGATGTAAATTTCGGAAAATTGGATCGAAATGAATTGAAGGGGGTAGCCTCCTTTCAAACCGAGTCAGTTAGTAATCTTAAAAGGCTTCAACAAAAAGAAACCATTGCGCGTTATCATTTTATAAATGAAACCTTAAAGCGTACACTTCACATAGATACGGCAAATGCTAAAGACTTAAGAAGCCGTTTGGATAGAATTTTGACACACAAAGTTTGGGGATATGTAATTTTCTTCGGAATTCTACTACTTATTTTCCAAGCTATTTTTGATTGGAGTGCTTACCCGATGGATTTTATTGACAGTACCTTTGCATCTCTAAGCGAATGGACTAAAAACACACTGCCACCGGGGGATTTCACAAACTTGATAGCTGAAGGTATTATTCCCGGCCTTGGCGGAATCGTTATTTTTATCCCACAGATCGCGTTTCTTTTTCTTTTTATTTCAATTTTGGAAGAAACCGGTTATATGAGCCGTGTGGTCTTTTTGATGGATCGAATTATGCGGCGCTTTGGGCTCAGCGGAAAAAGTGTGGTGCCGCTTGTTGCAGGAACTGCCTGCGCTATTCCAGCCATTATGGCTACCCGTAACATTGAAAACTGGAAAGAACGTTTAATAACCATTTTGGTTACGCCTTTCACAACCTGTTCGGCCCGGTTGCCTGTTTATTTGATAATAATTGCTTTGGTAATTCCAGATACACGTGTGTTGGGTATTTTCAGCCTGCAAGGGCTTACCCTTATGTTTATGTACATTTTAGGGTTTGGCGCCGCTATATTTTCAGCCTATTTACTCGACAAAATTTTGAAAATACGGAGCAAAAGTTTTTTTGTAGTCGAAATGCCCAATTATAAACTTCCCTTGCCTAAAAACGTAATTATTACCGTAGTTGAAAAAACCAAAGCCTTTGTTTTTGGAGCAGGAAAAATAATTCTTGCTATTTCGATAATTCTTTGGGTAATGGCGTCTTATGGCCCGGGAAATTTTAACAATGCGGAAGAAATTATCACAAATGAATATGCTTTGCAAAATCTTTCACAGGATGAAATTGATATGCATATAGATTCCTATAAATTGGAACATTCCTATATAGGAAGAATAGGTCACGCTATTGAACCTGCCGTTAGACCATTAGGGTACGATTGGAAAATAGGAATTGCCATTGTAAGTTCTTTTGCCGCGCGGGAAGTTTTTGTAGGTACTCTTGCAACTATTTACAGTGTAGGAAGCGAGGAGGAAGAGACAATTAAAAATAGAATGGCTGCTGAAATAAACCCAGTTTTGGGTGGTCCGCTCTTCAATTTTGCCAGTGGGGTTTCATTATTGCTGTTTTATGCTTTTGCAATGCAATGTATGAGCACCTTGGCAATTGTTAAAAAAGAAACCAACAGTTGGAAATGGCCTATGTGGCAGCTGTTCGTAATGAGCGCCATCGCTTATATTGTGGCTTTGGCGGCATATCAATTTTTGAAGTAA
- a CDS encoding RNA polymerase sigma factor, which yields MHKHSIQKLIDLPFNSTVVLIKKNDTTTLKKLYKTNFAKVKRYVLKNSGDEHQAKDVYQEAFVAMWRNIKNDRFSAESETAINGYLFQIAKYKWLDHVRSAKYKNTTFINRDIEYDEPEIEMDDLKNKKIKILMECIGNLGERCQTLLKLFYFERKPYKEIAQILSMDEASARNAKYRCQEQLKKMTQTIPNEPK from the coding sequence ATGCATAAGCATAGCATCCAAAAATTAATTGATTTGCCATTTAATAGCACGGTAGTACTCATCAAAAAAAATGACACTACCACTCTAAAAAAATTATATAAAACCAACTTTGCGAAAGTGAAGCGTTACGTATTAAAAAATAGCGGCGACGAGCACCAGGCAAAAGATGTTTACCAAGAAGCTTTTGTGGCAATGTGGCGAAACATTAAAAACGACAGGTTCTCCGCAGAAAGCGAAACGGCTATTAATGGTTATCTCTTTCAGATTGCGAAGTATAAATGGTTAGACCACGTACGCTCTGCAAAATATAAGAATACCACCTTTATAAATCGAGATATAGAATATGACGAGCCCGAGATTGAGATGGATGATTTAAAAAATAAAAAAATTAAAATACTAATGGAGTGTATTGGCAATCTGGGTGAACGCTGTCAGACGCTACTGAAACTGTTTTATTTTGAAAGAAAACCCTATAAGGAAATCGCGCAAATACTGTCAATGGATGAAGCTTCTGCACGCAACGCAAAATACCGGTGCCAAGAACAATTAAAAAAAATGACCCAAACAATCCCCAATGAACCCAAATAA
- a CDS encoding DNA topoisomerase IB, which yields MYKRKRHGKGFTYKYKNGKTITDPDTRKWIKSLVIPPAWTEVEINEDPNADLLVTGRDDKNRKQYLYHPKYTERQNAKKFDRIVDFADQLEHMRRVTGQHLRKKKLTREKVLATMLRLLEVAFFRPGSEAYAKENDTYGLTTMRSKHLTIKGDELIFSYNGKSGQDQEKHIVDKKLAKIVQEIDDMPGYEIFKYVDENDQIVDVKSDDLNAYIHEVMGEDFSAKDFRTWAGTLIAAIALDELGVVKEKHQKKLDQNIKEAVNQVSEKLGNTPSVARSSYIDPRIIENYMEGRTLQYFEKEISRMLRKAENLSKEEIGVLCMLRERFKKK from the coding sequence ATGTACAAAAGAAAAAGACATGGTAAGGGTTTTACATACAAGTATAAAAATGGCAAAACCATCACTGATCCAGACACACGTAAGTGGATAAAATCGCTTGTAATTCCTCCAGCCTGGACCGAAGTTGAAATAAATGAAGACCCCAATGCAGATCTATTAGTAACGGGGAGAGACGATAAAAATCGTAAACAGTATTTATACCATCCCAAATATACCGAACGCCAAAATGCTAAAAAATTTGACCGTATTGTCGATTTTGCCGACCAATTGGAACATATGAGGCGTGTGACCGGTCAGCATCTTCGCAAAAAAAAATTAACACGGGAAAAAGTACTTGCTACCATGCTTCGGCTATTGGAAGTTGCTTTTTTTAGACCCGGTAGCGAAGCATATGCCAAAGAAAATGATACGTACGGACTTACAACCATGCGAAGCAAACATCTTACCATTAAAGGGGATGAACTTATCTTTTCCTATAACGGAAAATCTGGGCAGGATCAGGAAAAACATATTGTCGACAAAAAGTTAGCAAAAATTGTTCAAGAAATTGATGATATGCCAGGATATGAAATTTTTAAATATGTAGACGAAAATGATCAAATAGTGGATGTAAAAAGTGACGATCTCAATGCCTATATTCACGAGGTAATGGGCGAGGATTTTTCAGCTAAAGATTTTAGAACCTGGGCCGGCACTCTTATTGCCGCAATTGCTTTGGATGAGTTGGGCGTGGTTAAGGAAAAGCATCAAAAAAAATTAGACCAAAATATAAAAGAAGCTGTAAACCAAGTTTCAGAAAAACTTGGAAACACTCCTTCAGTAGCACGAAGTTCCTATATAGACCCACGCATTATTGAGAACTACATGGAAGGCAGGACATTGCAATATTTTGAAAAAGAAATTAGCCGAATGTTACGAAAAGCGGAAAATCTATCCAAAGAAGAAATTGGGGTTTTGTGCATGCTTCGTGAACGCTTCAAGAAAAAATAA
- a CDS encoding tetratricopeptide repeat protein codes for MNPNNQIENNQENAELIDAYLLGSLDSDELAEFEERMNLFPDLRQLVKEQKTLMQSVEETNLKDSLNDFHSEIKQGPEKKGMSRGWLALAASFLVLISVSIWAVLNSGNSPEKVFSANFKPDPGLPTTMGTASDYEFYYGMVNYKRKEYAEAINRWESLYAANPENDTVVYFLGVANLANGNPRQAEKYLKLAKKKTNSVFYEEVNYYLALSLLKENKIEEAKTVLEKSESSASKVLLKEINDL; via the coding sequence ATGAACCCAAATAATCAAATAGAAAACAACCAAGAAAATGCAGAACTTATTGATGCATATTTATTGGGTAGCTTAGATTCAGACGAGCTTGCCGAGTTTGAAGAGCGTATGAATCTATTTCCAGATCTTCGCCAATTGGTAAAAGAACAAAAGACACTCATGCAAAGTGTAGAAGAAACTAATTTAAAAGATTCACTTAACGATTTTCATTCAGAAATAAAGCAAGGCCCTGAAAAAAAAGGGATGTCGCGCGGCTGGCTGGCATTAGCAGCTTCTTTTTTGGTTTTAATAAGCGTTAGTATATGGGCTGTTTTAAATAGCGGGAATTCTCCCGAAAAAGTCTTTTCGGCAAATTTTAAACCAGATCCAGGCCTTCCCACAACTATGGGAACTGCTTCGGATTATGAATTTTATTACGGGATGGTAAACTACAAGCGCAAGGAATATGCAGAAGCCATAAATCGGTGGGAATCGTTATATGCTGCCAATCCTGAAAACGATACCGTTGTATATTTTCTGGGAGTTGCAAATTTAGCCAACGGCAATCCACGACAAGCCGAAAAATATTTGAAATTGGCAAAAAAGAAAACCAATAGCGTATTTTACGAAGAAGTAAACTATTATCTGGCCCTTTCCCTTTTAAAAGAAAACAAAATTGAAGAAGCCAAAACAGTTCTGGAAAAAAGCGAATCGTCTGCAAGTAAGGTATTGCTTAAAGAAATAAATGATCTTTAA
- a CDS encoding FeoA family protein, whose protein sequence is MVITIASLKKGQRGIIKEFSVDVVPLKLLEMGCLPGNEVALVQMAPFNDPLYLNINGSHLAIRRETASRIEIELI, encoded by the coding sequence ATGGTTATTACTATCGCTTCCCTAAAAAAAGGCCAACGCGGCATCATCAAGGAATTTTCCGTAGATGTTGTTCCCCTGAAGCTTCTGGAGATGGGCTGTCTTCCCGGCAATGAGGTTGCACTGGTTCAAATGGCTCCCTTCAACGACCCACTGTATCTGAATATTAACGGAAGCCATCTCGCCATTCGGAGAGAAACAGCTAGTAGGATTGAAATTGAATTGATATAA
- a CDS encoding M1 family aminopeptidase — MKPLLLPFLISISFLSFSQNSQEDISEAEAKAATGWFGKPVNLNTGNYDLKYHRLEFTVNPAQAFITGTVTSHFVAKENLNTVTFELVDNMTVSQVMQRGTPLSFTQNNDDEVVITLPQMQAQGVLDSLSVSYSGNPVSSGFGSFETDTHNGDPVMWTLSEPFGAKAWWPCKQDLNDKIDMIDIYITTPRFNPSNEEYIAVANGLEISQTINGSNKTTHYRHQYPIPAYLIAIAVTNYTVYSHTVANNGNPFEIVNYIYPEDLSYAQSRTPVTVDIMNLYADLFEPYPYANEKYGHAQFGWGGGMEHTTVSFMGSLSRGLIAHELGHQWFGDKVTCGSWQDIWLNEGFATYLSGLVIEDFDGPSDFRSWRQDKINSITDSPDGSVYVPAQDTTSVNRIFCSRLSYNKGSMVLHMLRKKLGDAVFFQGLKDYLADPALSYGYAKTPDLIRNMEAASGGEDLSEFFDDWVYGEGYPRYTVQWNQGSGPATINLKISQTQSHPSVSFFEASVPLRINGTQGETLDIVLENTTNNQAFQSAVGFTVQSVQFDPDYHLISRNNNVVLGTEDFTFGQQLVLYPNPTSGFINLEKPASINVQNINIYNTLGQMLYSEKYSESIDVSKFSKGVLFFKIETSEGIINKRIVKD; from the coding sequence ATGAAACCATTACTACTCCCCTTTTTAATTTCAATTTCTTTTTTATCTTTTTCACAGAATTCTCAAGAAGATATAAGCGAAGCGGAAGCCAAGGCCGCAACAGGCTGGTTTGGCAAACCCGTAAACCTCAACACCGGAAATTACGACCTAAAATACCACCGGTTGGAATTTACCGTGAATCCTGCCCAGGCATTTATTACCGGAACCGTCACTTCGCATTTTGTGGCAAAGGAAAATTTAAATACCGTGACTTTCGAACTTGTGGACAATATGACTGTCTCACAAGTTATGCAACGCGGTACGCCACTTAGTTTTACCCAAAACAACGATGATGAGGTTGTAATTACCCTCCCACAAATGCAGGCGCAGGGCGTTCTGGATTCGCTGTCGGTAAGTTATTCCGGCAACCCCGTAAGTTCAGGTTTTGGTTCCTTTGAAACAGACACCCACAATGGCGATCCCGTTATGTGGACACTTTCAGAACCTTTTGGTGCTAAGGCATGGTGGCCCTGTAAGCAAGATTTGAATGATAAGATTGATATGATTGATATATATATTACCACGCCACGCTTCAATCCTTCTAATGAGGAATACATAGCCGTAGCAAATGGGCTGGAAATAAGCCAAACCATAAACGGAAGCAATAAAACCACGCATTATAGGCACCAATATCCTATTCCCGCTTATTTGATTGCCATTGCTGTAACCAATTACACCGTATATTCACATACGGTAGCAAACAATGGAAATCCCTTTGAAATTGTAAATTATATTTATCCCGAAGATCTTTCATACGCACAATCGCGCACGCCTGTAACCGTGGACATAATGAATTTATATGCAGATCTTTTTGAACCCTATCCCTACGCAAACGAAAAGTACGGACATGCACAGTTTGGCTGGGGTGGGGGCATGGAGCACACAACGGTTTCATTTATGGGCAGCCTAAGCCGTGGGTTGATTGCACACGAACTTGGTCATCAATGGTTCGGCGATAAAGTTACTTGCGGCAGTTGGCAAGATATTTGGCTGAATGAAGGTTTTGCCACATATCTTTCAGGACTCGTTATTGAAGATTTTGATGGTCCATCAGATTTTAGATCATGGAGGCAAGATAAGATAAATTCCATCACAGATTCGCCCGATGGGTCTGTTTATGTTCCAGCGCAGGACACAACTTCGGTCAATCGAATTTTCTGCAGCAGGCTGAGCTATAACAAAGGTTCTATGGTGCTGCATATGCTTCGAAAAAAACTGGGTGATGCAGTTTTCTTTCAAGGGTTAAAAGATTATTTGGCAGACCCTGCTTTATCTTACGGCTATGCTAAAACCCCAGACCTCATCAGAAATATGGAGGCCGCCTCAGGGGGTGAAGATTTGTCAGAGTTTTTTGATGATTGGGTTTATGGCGAAGGTTATCCACGGTACACCGTACAATGGAACCAAGGCAGTGGTCCCGCAACTATCAATCTTAAAATTTCCCAGACCCAAAGCCACCCATCGGTTTCCTTTTTTGAAGCTTCCGTTCCATTACGCATTAACGGCACGCAAGGAGAAACCTTGGATATTGTGTTGGAGAACACTACAAACAACCAGGCATTTCAGTCTGCCGTGGGGTTCACGGTTCAAAGTGTCCAGTTTGATCCCGACTACCATTTAATTTCCCGCAACAATAATGTGGTTTTGGGAACCGAAGATTTTACGTTTGGCCAGCAACTTGTACTTTATCCAAATCCAACTTCGGGATTTATCAATCTTGAAAAGCCAGCTTCTATAAATGTTCAAAACATCAATATTTACAATACTTTAGGACAAATGTTATATTCTGAAAAATATTCGGAATCCATTGATGTTTCAAAATTTTCAAAAGGAGTATTATTTTTCAAAATAGAAACTTCAGAAGGCATTATCAATAAAAGAATAGTAAAAGATTAA
- the rseP gene encoding RIP metalloprotease RseP, translating to MSPFAVKAIQLILSLSLLIVLHELGHFIPAKLFKTRVEKFYLFFDVKFSLFKKKIGETVYGIGWLPLGGYVKISGMIDESMDKEQMAQPPQPWEFRSKPAWQRLIIMLGGVTVNIIVGFVIYMGILYFYGRNITTNEDIPQGFAVTEQFKEYGFRDGDHVLSVNGEPLEDVMDINRYIFLRDVSKVEVKHSDGNVETISVPEDAGTKMFQNDTHFPFTPRRLAIIDTVLADHPAGKAGLQKNDKIIAVNGTSVQYYDEFQNLTLKDKENTIVVSRENQIDTLRVTPNEKGIIGVNSFGRDIVSQVGKTEIKYSLGESVVGGISFGYNTLKDYVKQFKYVFTAKGATQVGGFGAIGNLFPDAWDWQSFWATTALISIILAFMNILPIPALDGGHVMFLLYEMVTGRKPNDKFMEYAQMVGFFILIALVLFANGNDIYRWLFE from the coding sequence ATGAGTCCATTTGCTGTTAAAGCCATACAACTTATTTTAAGTCTGTCGTTATTGATCGTGCTGCACGAGCTGGGGCACTTTATTCCCGCAAAACTTTTTAAAACACGCGTAGAAAAATTCTATCTCTTTTTTGATGTGAAATTTTCACTCTTCAAAAAGAAAATTGGTGAAACCGTTTACGGAATCGGCTGGTTGCCGTTGGGCGGTTACGTGAAAATTTCAGGAATGATAGATGAGAGCATGGATAAGGAGCAGATGGCGCAGCCGCCACAACCGTGGGAATTTAGAAGCAAACCCGCCTGGCAACGATTAATCATTATGCTTGGTGGCGTTACGGTAAATATTATCGTGGGCTTTGTAATTTATATGGGCATCCTGTATTTCTACGGGAGGAATATTACCACCAATGAAGATATTCCACAGGGTTTTGCAGTTACCGAGCAATTTAAGGAATATGGTTTTCGAGACGGCGACCATGTGCTAAGTGTTAATGGTGAACCGCTAGAAGATGTAATGGACATTAACAGATATATATTTCTGCGCGATGTTTCAAAAGTGGAAGTGAAACACAGCGATGGCAATGTTGAAACCATTTCGGTTCCCGAGGATGCTGGCACAAAAATGTTTCAGAATGACACACATTTTCCATTTACACCGCGTCGTTTGGCAATTATAGATACCGTGCTTGCAGATCATCCCGCTGGCAAGGCCGGTTTGCAAAAGAATGATAAAATTATTGCTGTAAATGGAACATCCGTTCAGTATTATGATGAATTTCAAAATCTTACTTTAAAAGATAAAGAAAACACCATCGTTGTCTCCCGGGAAAACCAAATAGACACCTTGCGTGTAACCCCCAACGAAAAAGGGATTATTGGGGTTAATTCATTTGGCAGGGATATTGTTTCCCAAGTAGGGAAGACCGAAATCAAATATTCATTGGGTGAAAGCGTTGTGGGCGGAATCAGTTTCGGCTACAATACCTTAAAAGATTACGTAAAACAATTTAAGTACGTATTTACAGCCAAGGGCGCTACCCAGGTGGGTGGCTTTGGCGCCATTGGCAACCTCTTCCCCGATGCTTGGGACTGGCAAAGCTTTTGGGCAACCACGGCTTTAATATCCATAATTCTTGCGTTTATGAACATTCTGCCCATTCCAGCTTTGGATGGTGGCCACGTAATGTTTTTACTTTATGAAATGGTAACGGGACGCAAGCCTAATGACAAATTTATGGAATATGCCCAAATGGTAGGCTTCTTCATTTTGATAGCCTTGGTACTTTTCGCCAACGGAAACGATATCTATCGTTGGTTGTTTGAATAG
- a CDS encoding SCO family protein: MLTFFKKYKFFAVVLLVLSVIIITVIYQIMKPKEMLKIYQPADVSTELVDSTLQYVKKYHTIADFSLINQNGDTITQEDYKNKIYVADFFFTTCQTICPMMTGHMVKIQEELKNDDEVLLLSHTVTPEIDSVAQLKKYAMEKGVDDAKWNLVTGDKKEIYDLARKSYLAAKDVPYSDNDLVHTENFVLVDKKKRIRGFYDGTDPEAIEKLLADIPILKQEN, encoded by the coding sequence ATGCTTACTTTTTTCAAAAAATATAAATTTTTCGCAGTGGTTTTATTGGTTTTATCAGTCATAATTATCACTGTAATCTATCAAATAATGAAGCCAAAGGAGATGCTGAAAATTTATCAACCAGCAGATGTTTCAACCGAGCTGGTGGACAGCACGCTTCAATATGTAAAAAAATACCATACCATTGCAGATTTCAGCCTCATCAATCAAAATGGAGATACAATTACACAAGAGGATTACAAAAATAAAATTTACGTGGCCGATTTTTTCTTCACTACCTGCCAGACCATTTGCCCTATGATGACAGGCCATATGGTGAAAATTCAAGAAGAATTGAAAAACGATGATGAGGTCTTGCTTCTTTCACATACCGTAACCCCAGAGATAGATAGTGTTGCACAACTTAAAAAATATGCAATGGAAAAAGGTGTGGATGATGCCAAATGGAACTTAGTGACCGGCGATAAAAAGGAGATATACGACCTAGCCCGAAAATCGTATCTCGCGGCAAAGGATGTACCCTATTCCGATAACGACTTGGTGCATACTGAAAACTTTGTGCTTGTGGATAAAAAGAAGCGAATTCGCGGTTTTTACGACGGTACAGATCCCGAGGCCATTGAAAAATTATTGGCAGATATTCCAATCTTAAAACAGGAAAATTAA
- a CDS encoding metal ABC transporter permease, whose protein sequence is MSSPQIEIQLIAAIVAMACAIPGVFLVLRKMALISDAISHSILPGIVIGFFVTQDLNSPLLILLAALTGVITVVMVEFIQKTGLVKEDTAIGLVFPVLFSIGVILIAKNANDVHLDVDAVLLGELAFAPFDRLLVGGADWGPKSLWVMGSILFITISLLILFYKELKVTTFDAGLSSVLGISPLVMHYGLMSVSSVTVVGAFDAVGAILVVALMIAPAATAYLLTEDLKKMIWLSVSFGVFSAISGYWVANLLDASISGSIATTLGVIFLATYLFAPKKGLISVLYRQKQQRIEVSLITFLLHLNRHEEKSERHINHLQEHINWQAIRARTVLDLAVKNNLVEIEDDIVYLTEKGLAFTEKSLEYIISNKDEKIEPMKEDFFLFRG, encoded by the coding sequence ATGAGTAGTCCGCAGATAGAAATACAGCTTATTGCAGCCATTGTCGCTATGGCTTGCGCCATTCCGGGTGTGTTTTTAGTACTTCGGAAAATGGCTTTGATAAGTGATGCCATAAGCCACTCTATACTTCCGGGTATTGTTATTGGGTTTTTTGTGACGCAAGATTTGAATTCCCCATTACTTATTCTTTTGGCAGCCTTAACGGGTGTTATTACAGTTGTCATGGTAGAATTTATCCAAAAAACCGGCTTGGTTAAGGAAGATACGGCTATCGGCCTTGTTTTTCCGGTTTTATTTAGCATAGGTGTTATACTTATTGCAAAGAATGCAAACGATGTACATCTGGACGTTGACGCCGTTTTATTGGGTGAACTCGCTTTCGCCCCTTTTGACAGATTATTGGTTGGAGGCGCAGATTGGGGTCCAAAATCTCTCTGGGTAATGGGAAGCATTTTATTCATTACAATAAGCTTACTAATATTGTTTTACAAAGAATTAAAAGTTACCACTTTTGATGCCGGACTTTCTTCAGTATTGGGAATATCACCTTTGGTGATGCATTATGGTTTGATGTCAGTTTCTTCAGTTACCGTTGTGGGTGCCTTTGATGCCGTTGGAGCAATTTTGGTCGTGGCTTTAATGATAGCACCGGCAGCCACGGCGTATTTACTTACTGAAGATTTGAAAAAAATGATTTGGCTTTCAGTATCTTTCGGAGTGTTTTCGGCAATTTCAGGGTATTGGGTTGCAAATTTGCTCGATGCGTCCATTTCCGGGTCAATCGCTACTACCCTGGGTGTTATCTTTTTAGCAACATACCTATTTGCACCAAAAAAAGGGCTCATTTCGGTTCTTTATCGCCAAAAGCAGCAACGCATTGAAGTATCGCTCATTACTTTCCTATTACATTTAAACCGCCACGAAGAAAAAAGCGAGAGACATATCAATCATTTGCAAGAACATATTAATTGGCAGGCTATTCGTGCTAGGACTGTGTTGGATTTGGCCGTAAAAAATAATCTTGTTGAAATAGAAGACGATATAGTTTATCTTACTGAAAAAGGATTGGCTTTTACCGAAAAATCCCTTGAATACATCATCAGCAATAAAGATGAAAAGATAGAGCCAATGAAAGAAGATTTCTTTCTTTTCCGGGGATAA